In one window of Thermodesulfobacteriota bacterium DNA:
- a CDS encoding roadblock/LC7 domain-containing protein: MPFKGILKELVEAIDGGVAATLMGKDGISVEQHIKSGGYDVETVGVEYGKVVDEIGKASDLLNLGSVQEVMVSTASVDILLRMASEDYYIAFVLAGDSNIGKARYLLRKAAVAASDGLR; encoded by the coding sequence ATGCCTTTCAAGGGCATATTGAAGGAACTGGTCGAGGCCATCGACGGCGGCGTTGCCGCGACCCTCATGGGCAAGGACGGCATATCCGTCGAGCAGCATATCAAATCCGGCGGGTATGACGTCGAGACAGTCGGGGTCGAGTACGGCAAGGTGGTCGACGAGATAGGGAAGGCTTCCGACCTCCTTAATCTCGGGAGCGTCCAGGAGGTCATGGTCTCGACGGCCTCAGTGGACATACTCCTCAGGATGGCGTCAGAGGACTACTACATAGCCTTCGTCCTCGCGGGCGACTCCAATATCGGAAAGGCAAGGTATCTCCTCCGGAAGGCCGCCGTTGCGGCCTCCGATGGGCTTCGCTGA
- a CDS encoding shikimate kinase: protein MASEVNIVLSGFMGTGKSTVGRILARRLGHKFVDMDELIEKEAGMPISDIFGKEGEARFREIETGIIRRIAAGDFGGNIVLSTGGGAVVNAGNRALFRSWGTLVCLAASVDEILKRVGDRDDRPLLPAGERREAALRLLREREPAYRDCDLEVETTGKSADEVADIIERYVRGV, encoded by the coding sequence ATGGCGTCGGAAGTGAACATAGTCCTTTCCGGTTTCATGGGCACTGGGAAGTCGACGGTCGGGCGAATCCTTGCCAGGAGGCTCGGCCATAAGTTCGTGGACATGGACGAGCTTATCGAAAAGGAAGCCGGCATGCCCATATCGGATATTTTCGGGAAAGAAGGCGAGGCCCGCTTCAGGGAAATAGAGACAGGCATCATAAGAAGGATTGCCGCCGGGGACTTTGGCGGAAATATCGTGCTCTCTACCGGGGGAGGCGCCGTTGTCAATGCCGGGAACCGTGCCCTTTTCAGGTCCTGGGGCACGCTCGTATGCCTTGCGGCATCTGTCGATGAGATACTGAAGAGGGTAGGGGACAGGGACGACAGGCCGCTCCTTCCGGCTGGAGAGAGGCGGGAGGCCGCGCTGAGGCTCCTTCGCGAAAGGGAGCCGGCGTACAGGGACTGCGACCTCGAGGTGGAGACCACCGGAAAGAGCGCTGATGAGGTCGCGGATATAATTGAAAGATACGTGCGCGGCGTATAG
- the aroB gene encoding 3-dehydroquinate synthase, producing the protein MGRIRVELKERSYDIHVERGILKDVGRLVRDLGLKGRAAVITNPTVGGLYGGAVADGLASAGLSPFFITVPDGEEYKSIEEASKIYDALISERLERSSPIIALGGGVIGDMAGFVAATYLRGVPYIQVPTTLLSQVDSSVGGKTAVNHPKGKNLIGAFYQPRAVFIDPDVLKTLPEREVKAGLAEVVKYGVIWDAGFFYYLEENASKLMKPGPEIERAIEASCRIKAEVVGLDEKEEGLRAILNFGHTFGHAIEALAGYGAYRHGEAVAIGMRMAARLSERLGLCRECGPRLEGLLKALGIPFSPPAIPSADFLDAMRLDKKVVGKRIRFVLAIELGKVVLQEVPEEDILGFLGSCTRA; encoded by the coding sequence ATGGGAAGGATAAGGGTAGAACTCAAGGAAAGGTCGTACGACATCCATGTCGAGAGGGGCATCCTCAAAGACGTGGGCCGCCTCGTAAGGGACCTGGGCCTTAAGGGCAGGGCAGCCGTCATTACCAACCCCACTGTCGGAGGGCTTTACGGCGGGGCCGTAGCCGATGGCCTTGCCTCCGCCGGACTAAGCCCCTTTTTCATTACGGTGCCTGACGGCGAGGAATACAAGAGCATTGAGGAGGCCTCGAAGATATACGACGCGCTCATCTCGGAGCGCCTTGAAAGGTCTTCACCGATAATCGCGCTCGGCGGCGGGGTCATAGGGGACATGGCTGGGTTCGTGGCCGCGACATATTTGAGGGGCGTGCCTTACATCCAGGTCCCTACGACGCTCCTTTCGCAGGTGGACAGCTCGGTCGGCGGGAAGACCGCGGTAAACCACCCGAAGGGAAAAAACCTGATCGGCGCGTTCTACCAGCCCAGGGCGGTCTTCATAGACCCTGACGTACTGAAGACCCTCCCTGAAAGGGAGGTGAAGGCGGGGCTTGCCGAGGTCGTAAAGTACGGGGTCATATGGGACGCGGGGTTTTTCTACTACCTCGAGGAGAACGCCTCGAAGCTCATGAAGCCCGGCCCCGAGATAGAGAGGGCCATAGAGGCCTCGTGCAGGATAAAGGCCGAGGTCGTGGGCCTTGACGAGAAGGAGGAGGGCCTCCGGGCCATCCTCAACTTCGGGCATACTTTCGGACATGCCATAGAGGCGCTCGCCGGGTACGGAGCGTACAGGCATGGCGAGGCGGTCGCAATAGGCATGCGCATGGCGGCCCGCCTCTCGGAAAGGCTCGGGCTCTGCCGCGAATGCGGCCCGAGGCTGGAGGGGCTTTTGAAGGCCCTCGGCATACCTTTTTCGCCCCCGGCAATACCTTCGGCGGACTTCCTCGATGCCATGAGGCTCGACAAGAAGGTCGTCGGGAAAAGGATCAGGTTCGTGCTGGCCATAGAGCTCGGGAAGGTGGTCCTCCAGGAGGTCCCGGAGGAGGATATCCTCGGATTTCTTGGGTCTTGCACGCGCGCATGA
- a CDS encoding biotin/lipoate A/B protein ligase family protein: MDWRLIIDGDLPGQVNMARDSSILKSLESGSGRPTLRLYGWDRPTISLGYLQDPAPFLCLGLPVVRRVTGGRAVVHWHEVTYSVAGLSDDALFSGGITGAYAVISGCIASALKDAGVEAALFKGKSGPGRSSACFRSPSRFEVLAGGRKLVGSAQRRFRRAFLQHGSILVSADLELNEKVFGPGLASAIAAVDEWSGIGAGELKDLLVKRFSEGFRASFEPSGFSSGEARLAGELEDGLLLACPGSVEPGRAQAVDFPRIKNML; the protein is encoded by the coding sequence ATGGACTGGAGGCTTATCATAGACGGAGACCTGCCGGGCCAGGTGAATATGGCCCGGGACTCCTCCATACTCAAGTCCCTCGAATCGGGGAGCGGCCGTCCTACGCTCAGGCTCTATGGCTGGGACCGGCCCACCATATCCCTCGGCTACCTGCAGGACCCCGCCCCTTTTCTGTGCCTTGGGCTCCCTGTGGTGAGGAGGGTCACCGGCGGCAGGGCGGTCGTCCACTGGCACGAGGTCACCTATTCGGTCGCCGGGCTCTCGGACGACGCGCTCTTTTCAGGCGGCATAACAGGCGCGTATGCCGTTATAAGCGGGTGCATAGCCTCGGCCCTCAAGGACGCGGGTGTCGAGGCCGCGCTCTTCAAGGGCAAATCCGGCCCGGGACGGAGCAGCGCCTGCTTCCGGTCTCCGTCCCGGTTCGAGGTCCTGGCCGGCGGCAGGAAGCTCGTCGGGAGCGCCCAGAGGCGCTTCAGGCGCGCATTCCTCCAGCACGGCTCAATACTCGTGAGCGCAGACCTTGAGCTGAATGAAAAGGTCTTCGGCCCGGGGCTGGCCTCGGCTATTGCCGCGGTGGATGAGTGGAGCGGAATAGGGGCCGGAGAGCTTAAAGACCTTCTTGTCAAAAGGTTTTCCGAGGGGTTCAGGGCGTCCTTTGAGCCCTCCGGGTTCTCGAGCGGGGAAGCGAGGCTCGCGGGGGAGCTCGAAGACGGCCTTCTCCTTGCCTGTCCCGGGAGCGTTGAGCCAGGCCGGGCCCAAGCCGTTGATTTTCCACGTATAAAAAATATGTTATAA
- the accB gene encoding acetyl-CoA carboxylase biotin carboxyl carrier protein codes for MDIKDIKAIYKFLRETDIVEFELEGPDGKVRLKRGNAYAALPAREAAVEAAPAGAPPREQVKEDAGKARPDNIKVITSPMVGTFYRSPSPEAPPFIEVGTVVKKAQTLCIIEAMKLMNEVESDFNGKVVSILVENGQPVEYGEPLFHIEVSK; via the coding sequence ATGGACATAAAGGACATAAAAGCCATCTACAAGTTCCTGCGGGAAACGGATATCGTTGAGTTCGAGCTGGAGGGGCCGGACGGGAAGGTGAGGCTTAAGAGGGGGAACGCCTATGCCGCGCTCCCCGCGAGGGAAGCTGCCGTGGAAGCCGCGCCAGCCGGTGCGCCTCCAAGGGAACAGGTGAAGGAAGACGCCGGAAAGGCCAGGCCGGACAACATAAAGGTCATCACCTCGCCGATGGTCGGCACTTTTTACAGGTCGCCTTCGCCCGAGGCCCCGCCTTTCATCGAGGTAGGGACTGTCGTGAAGAAGGCCCAGACGCTCTGCATAATAGAGGCGATGAAGCTCATGAACGAGGTCGAAAGCGACTTCAACGGCAAGGTCGTCTCCATACTCGTCGAGAACGGCCAGCCCGTAGAGTACGGCGAGCCCCTCTTCCACATAGAGGTCTCGAAATAA
- a CDS encoding Xaa-Pro peptidase family protein, whose translation MGAKREPDYRGRLRGLRTLLGDKLDALLVSDLKNARYLSGFTGSNAFIVVTRDEAFFLTDPRYTAQAREEVRGFKKRIFRKALDEISALVLEKRIKALGFEAPNLSYATYRKLAKALPKARLRPADGLVERLRERKDPFEVEKIRASASLLDSGFRKAARLVRAGAIENEAAFSIEADLRRRGAEAMAFDTIIASGARGALPHGRASGKKIKKGELVVVDMGVLMDGYNSDETRTFATGRLKPRQREIYCIVKDAQAAAINAIRPGARASDVDGAARKVIEKAGYGKFFGHGTGHGVGLDIHERPSLGPLSEDVLEEGMVVTVEPGIYLPGSAGVRIEDMALVTKGGCELLTKTAKELAEL comes from the coding sequence TTGGGGGCTAAGCGGGAACCGGACTACAGGGGGAGGCTCAGGGGCCTGAGAACGCTCCTCGGCGATAAACTTGACGCCCTCCTCGTAAGCGACCTCAAGAACGCCAGATACCTTTCGGGCTTTACCGGCTCGAACGCGTTCATCGTAGTTACGCGCGACGAGGCGTTCTTCCTTACCGACCCGAGGTACACGGCCCAAGCCAGGGAAGAGGTCCGGGGCTTCAAAAAGAGGATATTCAGGAAGGCGCTGGACGAGATATCCGCGCTTGTGCTTGAGAAAAGGATTAAGGCGCTCGGCTTCGAGGCCCCGAACCTCAGTTACGCTACGTACAGGAAGCTCGCAAAAGCGCTCCCAAAGGCAAGGCTCAGGCCCGCGGACGGCCTTGTAGAGCGCCTGAGGGAGAGGAAAGACCCTTTCGAGGTCGAGAAGATAAGGGCCTCGGCAAGCCTACTTGACAGCGGGTTCAGGAAGGCCGCGCGGCTTGTAAGGGCCGGCGCAATCGAGAATGAAGCTGCCTTCTCCATAGAAGCGGACCTCCGGAGGAGAGGGGCCGAGGCCATGGCCTTCGACACCATAATCGCCTCGGGCGCGCGCGGAGCGCTCCCGCACGGCAGGGCCTCTGGGAAAAAGATAAAAAAAGGCGAGCTCGTCGTCGTTGACATGGGCGTCCTGATGGACGGGTACAACTCCGACGAGACCCGCACCTTCGCTACAGGCAGGCTCAAGCCCCGGCAGCGCGAGATATACTGCATAGTGAAGGACGCCCAGGCAGCCGCCATAAACGCCATAAGGCCTGGGGCAAGGGCGTCCGATGTGGACGGCGCGGCAAGGAAAGTAATAGAGAAGGCCGGGTATGGCAAGTTCTTCGGGCACGGCACCGGCCACGGGGTCGGGCTCGACATCCACGAGCGCCCCTCGCTCGGGCCGCTCTCCGAGGACGTACTCGAAGAGGGCATGGTCGTCACGGTCGAGCCGGGCATATACCTCCCGGGGTCCGCGGGCGTGAGGATAGAGGATATGGCGCTCGTCACAAAAGGCGGATGCGAGCTGCTTACGAAGACGGCAAAGGAGCTGGCCGAGCTCTAA
- a CDS encoding tetratricopeptide repeat protein, protein MALKEKLIDKAQKLVQKGYLDKAIAEYRAAVDSDPRDVSIRLKIGDLFVKLGRKEEAIKEYTEVAKANAQRGFYLKAIAVYKQILKLDDSIEVHNKLAELYAKQRLIADAISEYSYIVTYLERRGKSTEVLDLLKKMVEVDPDNTGVRLKLAEIYQRMSFDKDAMSEYSLIFDRLVSQGKLDRAEKMYQGLYNSSPGNEQVIAGLAELYRLKGDNTQRLKLLKALLKSYNASARTEEAKKTALVISEISPDDPDASVFLKKTEEDGWAGQDPKAGPQAGAAVEAPSDEAELVSWPEEEIAVPVEAVTETNARKDGAALETEFEADAAIEPPTPLVEAPVEPPASVSDAYSPPAAGVEAGPGEVEIDIQDLLNGELPSAAGTEGLETPQETGAPSVEASVDSAPDAGPEIASEIEIEVEAEPEETLPSGGPVEAGADEGSGEEEIEIEMMPEAGIEEAAVEEAANFETPSAFPEPSEEALPETAIEAETPGGDAVEVPGEAPSVTVEEIPPVEAEEEYAASPVEAVPVAEATEPEVIAEIPGEAAPDGEEEASEQVLADLEESQEDISSAIKELMEKIEPEAADGAAKREDYVDLSAELGMEEALTDLAGSWGSEEKKDTFDEFKSGIGNQLSKEDSETHYNLGIAYMEMELFSEASKEFKIALKDPRLEFNCYTRLGLCAMAQNEPQEAVTYYLKGIKVEGRSIEERIGMMYELGLAYEAAGEIEEAEELFKGIHELAPSFREVAGKVRTSMQARSSPPPFVPLEDGLLEVELM, encoded by the coding sequence ATGGCTCTTAAGGAAAAACTCATAGACAAGGCCCAGAAGCTCGTCCAGAAGGGCTATCTGGACAAGGCCATAGCCGAGTACAGGGCGGCGGTCGACTCAGACCCCAGGGACGTCTCCATACGCTTGAAGATCGGCGACCTCTTCGTGAAGCTCGGGAGGAAGGAAGAGGCCATAAAGGAGTATACCGAGGTCGCCAAGGCCAACGCCCAGAGGGGCTTCTACCTCAAGGCCATAGCCGTCTACAAGCAGATACTGAAGCTTGACGACTCCATCGAGGTCCACAACAAGCTCGCCGAACTCTACGCCAAGCAGAGGCTTATCGCCGACGCGATAAGCGAGTACAGCTATATCGTCACCTACCTGGAGCGCCGTGGAAAATCCACCGAGGTGCTCGATCTCCTTAAAAAAATGGTCGAGGTGGACCCCGACAACACCGGGGTGCGCCTGAAGCTAGCCGAGATATACCAGCGCATGTCGTTCGACAAGGACGCCATGTCCGAGTATTCTCTTATATTCGACAGGCTCGTCTCACAGGGCAAGCTCGACAGGGCCGAGAAGATGTACCAGGGCCTCTATAACAGCAGCCCGGGAAACGAGCAGGTCATTGCAGGCCTTGCCGAGTTATACAGGCTCAAGGGCGATAATACCCAGCGCCTGAAACTCCTCAAGGCGCTCCTTAAGTCTTATAACGCGTCCGCCAGGACCGAAGAAGCGAAAAAGACCGCCCTGGTAATAAGCGAGATAAGCCCGGACGACCCTGACGCTTCGGTCTTCCTCAAAAAGACAGAGGAGGACGGGTGGGCAGGGCAGGACCCGAAAGCCGGACCTCAGGCCGGCGCCGCCGTTGAGGCTCCGTCCGATGAAGCCGAACTTGTTTCCTGGCCCGAGGAGGAGATAGCAGTCCCTGTCGAGGCCGTTACAGAAACCAATGCGCGGAAGGACGGGGCGGCCCTGGAGACCGAGTTCGAGGCGGATGCGGCCATAGAGCCGCCCACCCCGTTAGTGGAGGCTCCGGTCGAGCCGCCTGCGAGTGTTTCCGATGCTTACTCGCCGCCTGCGGCCGGCGTCGAGGCCGGGCCGGGCGAGGTTGAAATCGATATCCAGGACCTCCTTAATGGAGAGCTGCCGTCCGCTGCCGGAACCGAAGGCCTGGAAACGCCACAGGAAACCGGCGCCCCTTCCGTTGAGGCAAGCGTAGACAGCGCGCCCGATGCAGGCCCTGAAATCGCTTCCGAGATAGAGATCGAGGTAGAGGCTGAGCCGGAGGAAACGCTTCCTTCCGGCGGGCCGGTTGAGGCCGGGGCGGATGAGGGGAGTGGGGAAGAGGAAATTGAAATAGAGATGATGCCGGAGGCCGGGATTGAGGAGGCAGCGGTCGAAGAGGCCGCTAATTTTGAAACGCCGTCCGCTTTCCCCGAGCCTTCAGAGGAGGCCCTGCCTGAGACTGCAATCGAGGCCGAAACCCCCGGTGGCGATGCTGTCGAGGTGCCCGGCGAAGCGCCTTCCGTAACGGTGGAAGAGATTCCGCCGGTCGAGGCGGAAGAGGAATATGCCGCCTCGCCGGTCGAAGCAGTTCCCGTGGCCGAAGCGACAGAACCGGAGGTCATCGCCGAAATACCCGGCGAGGCAGCGCCAGACGGGGAGGAAGAGGCTTCGGAGCAGGTTTTGGCCGATCTCGAGGAGTCGCAGGAGGACATCTCATCCGCCATAAAGGAGCTCATGGAGAAGATCGAGCCCGAGGCTGCGGACGGGGCGGCAAAGAGGGAGGACTACGTCGACCTTTCCGCGGAGCTCGGCATGGAGGAGGCGCTTACGGACCTCGCGGGCTCGTGGGGGAGCGAGGAGAAGAAGGATACTTTCGACGAGTTCAAGAGCGGCATAGGAAACCAGCTCAGCAAGGAAGACTCCGAGACCCATTATAACCTCGGGATAGCCTATATGGAGATGGAGCTCTTCTCCGAGGCCTCGAAGGAGTTCAAGATAGCGCTGAAGGACCCCCGCCTTGAGTTCAACTGCTATACCAGGCTCGGCCTCTGCGCGATGGCCCAGAACGAGCCCCAGGAAGCTGTGACATATTACCTTAAAGGCATCAAGGTCGAAGGCCGCTCCATAGAGGAACGGATAGGCATGATGTACGAGCTTGGGCTGGCTTACGAGGCTGCCGGCGAAATCGAAGAGGCGGAGGAGCTCTTCAAGGGCATTCACGAGCTCGCGCCCTCGTTCAGGGAGGTCGCCGGCAAGGTCAGGACCAGCATGCAGGCGCGTTCGAGCCCGCCGCCCTTCGTGCCGCTCGAAGACGGGCTCCTGGAAGTGGAGCTCATGTGA
- the accC gene encoding acetyl-CoA carboxylase biotin carboxylase subunit, translating to MFNKILIANRGEIAVRIIRACREMGIKTLAVYSEADREALHTRLADGAICIGPAKSKDSYLNITSLISAMEVADAEAVHPGYGFLAENAGFAEACEKCGIKFIGPASNTMRLMGNKVQAKRLAEELKVPVLPWSNRGLSDEKEALEVSRKIGFPVLIKAASGGGGRGMKLVHTQASLASAFNTAKSEAVAAFGDGEVFIERFCELPRHIEIQVMADEHGNIIHLGERECSIQRRHQKILEECPSPVVDARLRHKMGESAVRLAKGIGYSNVGTVEYLLDKNKNFYFMEMNTRVQVEHPVTEMVTGVDLVKSQIRIALGEKLRLKQRNVTMKGHSIECRINAEDPKTFMPCPGKITELVMPGGLGVRVDTAIYCGYNVPPHYDNLLAKLIVHADTREEAIARMTRALEEFHIGGIKTNIPLHLRIMRDHDFIAGNTNIDFLSRFT from the coding sequence ATGTTCAACAAGATACTGATAGCGAACAGGGGTGAGATTGCGGTCAGGATAATCAGGGCCTGCCGCGAGATGGGCATAAAGACGCTGGCTGTCTACTCCGAGGCCGACAGGGAGGCCCTGCACACGAGGCTTGCCGACGGCGCGATATGCATTGGCCCGGCAAAAAGCAAGGACAGCTACCTGAACATCACCTCGCTCATAAGCGCGATGGAGGTGGCGGACGCCGAGGCCGTGCACCCCGGCTACGGCTTCCTTGCGGAGAACGCCGGCTTTGCCGAGGCCTGCGAAAAGTGCGGGATCAAGTTCATCGGCCCGGCCTCGAACACCATGCGCCTCATGGGCAACAAGGTGCAAGCCAAGCGGCTCGCAGAAGAGCTTAAGGTACCGGTGCTGCCCTGGAGCAACCGCGGCCTTTCCGACGAGAAGGAGGCCCTGGAGGTGTCGAGGAAGATAGGCTTCCCGGTGCTCATAAAGGCCGCTTCCGGCGGAGGCGGCAGGGGCATGAAGCTCGTGCACACGCAGGCCAGCCTCGCGAGCGCCTTCAACACCGCCAAGTCCGAGGCGGTCGCCGCCTTCGGCGACGGCGAGGTCTTCATAGAGAGGTTCTGCGAACTACCCCGCCACATAGAGATACAGGTCATGGCCGACGAGCACGGCAACATAATCCACCTCGGGGAGAGGGAGTGCTCCATACAGAGGAGGCACCAGAAGATACTTGAGGAGTGCCCGTCTCCAGTGGTTGACGCGAGGCTCAGGCACAAGATGGGCGAGTCAGCCGTGAGGCTCGCCAAGGGCATCGGCTACTCGAACGTCGGCACGGTCGAATACCTCCTCGACAAGAACAAGAACTTCTATTTCATGGAGATGAACACCAGGGTGCAGGTCGAGCACCCGGTCACCGAGATGGTCACGGGCGTGGACCTCGTGAAATCGCAGATAAGGATAGCTCTCGGAGAGAAGCTCCGCCTCAAGCAGAGGAACGTCACGATGAAGGGGCATTCGATAGAGTGCCGCATAAACGCGGAGGACCCCAAGACGTTCATGCCATGCCCCGGAAAGATAACCGAGCTTGTCATGCCCGGCGGCCTCGGGGTGAGGGTCGATACGGCCATATACTGCGGCTACAACGTGCCCCCGCACTACGATAACCTCCTTGCCAAGCTTATCGTGCACGCCGACACCCGGGAGGAGGCCATCGCCAGGATGACCAGGGCGCTTGAGGAGTTCCACATAGGCGGCATAAAAACGAACATACCGCTCCACCTGAGGATAATGAGGGACCACGACTTCATAGCAGGGAACACCAATATAGACTTCCTCTCGCGGTTCACCTAA
- a CDS encoding BON domain-containing protein, translating into MTPKENTPHDIAKAVKAALVNELHLDPAIYPVEVRSEDGSVLIEGMVEKISQKKRALLFAMGYEGVSGVIDRLRVRPSVHMSDDEIRDHVRRALSEESALKSLRIEPEVNGGVVDLEGEVWSLSHKRLAGALAWWVPGSTDVINSIEVVPAEADSDDEVSDAIRLILEKDRLVDASSLRVFTRDWVVTLEGVLASAESREAAEDDAWFTWGVNGVVNNIIIDAASIHKLP; encoded by the coding sequence ATGACCCCGAAAGAAAACACCCCGCACGACATAGCGAAGGCCGTAAAGGCCGCGCTCGTAAACGAGCTGCACCTCGACCCAGCAATCTACCCTGTCGAGGTGAGGTCCGAGGACGGCTCCGTCCTCATCGAGGGCATGGTCGAGAAGATATCCCAGAAAAAGAGGGCGCTCCTTTTCGCGATGGGCTATGAAGGCGTCTCAGGCGTTATAGACAGGCTCCGGGTGCGCCCCTCGGTCCACATGTCCGACGACGAGATACGGGACCATGTCAGAAGGGCCCTTTCCGAGGAAAGCGCCTTGAAGAGCCTCCGCATCGAGCCCGAGGTTAACGGGGGTGTCGTGGACCTCGAGGGCGAGGTCTGGTCCCTGAGCCACAAGCGCCTTGCCGGCGCGCTCGCCTGGTGGGTGCCCGGCTCGACGGACGTCATAAACAGCATAGAGGTCGTGCCGGCGGAGGCTGACTCGGACGATGAAGTGAGCGACGCGATAAGGCTCATACTCGAAAAAGACAGGCTCGTCGACGCCTCGAGCTTGAGGGTCTTTACCCGCGACTGGGTAGTGACCCTCGAAGGCGTTCTGGCGAGCGCTGAGAGCAGGGAGGCAGCGGAGGACGACGCATGGTTCACCTGGGGCGTAAACGGGGTCGTGAACAACATCATAATAGACGCGGCCAGCATACACAAGCTGCCCTGA
- a CDS encoding peptidylprolyl isomerase gives MGEAKERKAVIETKYGEMELRFFPEVAPGHVENFLKLAREGFYDGTIFHRVIPGFMIQGGDPNTKGNDKGTYGTGGPGWHVKAEFNDRPHKRGVLSMARSQHPDSAGSQFFIVVKDSNFLDGQYTVFGEVTKGMEVADKIVNLPRNPRDLPNERVEMKVKVVE, from the coding sequence ATGGGAGAGGCAAAGGAGAGGAAGGCCGTAATAGAGACCAAGTACGGCGAGATGGAGTTGAGGTTTTTCCCGGAAGTCGCGCCCGGGCACGTAGAGAACTTCCTTAAGCTCGCAAGGGAGGGCTTCTACGACGGCACGATATTCCACCGGGTGATACCCGGCTTCATGATCCAGGGCGGCGACCCCAACACCAAGGGGAACGACAAGGGCACCTACGGCACCGGCGGGCCGGGCTGGCACGTAAAGGCCGAGTTCAACGACAGGCCCCACAAGAGGGGCGTATTGTCGATGGCGAGGTCCCAGCACCCGGACAGCGCGGGCTCGCAGTTCTTCATAGTGGTCAAGGACTCGAACTTCCTCGACGGTCAGTACACGGTCTTCGGCGAGGTCACGAAGGGCATGGAGGTCGCGGACAAGATAGTGAACCTCCCGAGGAACCCCAGGGACCTCCCGAACGAGAGGGTAGAGATGAAGGTGAAAGTGGTGGAGTAG
- a CDS encoding HD domain-containing protein: protein MSGKDDIERTGRSDSARSFLRRFEGLAQLAEDRVVKGVFSAAGAGVWLVGGVLRNIALSAPPAPDYDFAVMGDTAESAEKAASVFGGTPFALDEEAGVYRVVVKGDGASTLDFTPLSEGGIAEDLAKRDFTVNAMAVELRSLFEGGRELIDPFGGLDDAGAGLLRTVSAGAFDSDPLRMLRAVRISSQYGLRIEEGTCSLIREKAGLIERSSPERVRDELKALFANDGTGKGIRLLYDTGLVNTVIPEIGGWSDVDGYDLLSHSLSVLTEAERILGNMREWAFPGFSERLIDYFNEREVELPNHAVFKLAAFLHDFGKPLALSREEGRLRFIGHDTKGAEAVKGLLERLRFSRKTSNAVSSFVANHHRAFMLAGLKERSYRAKGHFFRASGGPGGLLLLCLALADARATRGGEDPELFSVVMEMLEFYYGPYSRKKPKPLLTGNEIMEAFGVREGPIVGDIISELDNGVERGEIRNRKDALRHIREWLRRGPRRG from the coding sequence GTGAGCGGAAAAGACGACATCGAGCGAACGGGCCGAAGCGATTCGGCCCGTTCGTTTTTGAGGCGCTTCGAAGGCCTCGCCCAATTGGCTGAAGACAGGGTGGTAAAAGGGGTTTTCTCGGCAGCCGGGGCCGGGGTCTGGCTCGTCGGTGGGGTGCTCCGGAATATCGCCCTTTCAGCCCCGCCCGCGCCGGACTATGATTTCGCCGTAATGGGCGATACAGCCGAGTCCGCGGAGAAAGCGGCGTCCGTGTTCGGGGGCACCCCTTTTGCCCTTGACGAGGAAGCCGGCGTGTACAGGGTTGTCGTGAAGGGCGACGGCGCGTCCACGCTCGATTTCACGCCCCTCTCGGAAGGCGGCATTGCAGAGGACCTCGCGAAGAGGGACTTCACTGTGAACGCCATGGCAGTCGAGCTCCGAAGCCTTTTCGAGGGAGGCAGAGAACTCATAGACCCATTCGGCGGGCTCGACGACGCGGGGGCCGGGTTATTAAGAACGGTCTCAGCCGGGGCCTTTGACAGCGACCCTCTGAGGATGCTCAGGGCAGTGCGCATTTCAAGCCAGTACGGGCTCCGCATAGAGGAGGGGACCTGTTCCCTTATAAGGGAGAAGGCAGGACTTATTGAAAGGTCTTCGCCGGAGAGGGTAAGGGACGAGCTCAAGGCGCTTTTCGCCAATGACGGGACCGGGAAGGGGATAAGGCTCCTCTACGATACAGGGCTGGTAAATACCGTTATCCCCGAGATAGGCGGCTGGTCTGACGTGGACGGGTATGACCTCCTTTCCCATTCGCTTTCGGTTCTGACGGAGGCTGAGCGCATCCTCGGGAACATGAGGGAATGGGCCTTCCCGGGCTTCTCCGAAAGATTGATTGATTATTTTAACGAGCGCGAAGTGGAGCTTCCGAACCATGCCGTATTCAAGCTCGCGGCCTTTCTGCATGATTTCGGAAAGCCGCTGGCCCTGTCCAGGGAAGAGGGGAGGCTACGCTTCATAGGGCACGATACCAAAGGCGCGGAGGCCGTAAAGGGCCTTCTGGAAAGGCTCAGGTTCAGCAGGAAGACATCCAACGCCGTTTCTTCCTTTGTGGCGAACCACCACCGCGCTTTCATGCTCGCCGGGCTCAAGGAGCGGAGCTACCGCGCAAAGGGGCACTTCTTCAGGGCGTCCGGCGGCCCGGGCGGACTGCTTCTGCTTTGCCTCGCGCTTGCGGACGCAAGGGCGACAAGGGGCGGCGAGGACCCGGAGCTCTTTTCCGTTGTCATGGAGATGCTGGAGTTCTATTACGGGCCGTACTCCAGGAAAAAACCGAAGCCCCTCCTTACCGGGAACGAGATAATGGAGGCCTTCGGGGTCAGGGAGGGGCCGATAGTTGGGGATATAATCAGCGAGCTTGACAACGGGGTCGAGCGGGGGGAGATACGGAACAGGAAGGATGCGCTAAGGCACATAAGGGAGTGGCTCAGGCGCGGGCCCCGGCGGGGTTGA